In a single window of the Mesorhizobium shangrilense genome:
- a CDS encoding extracellular solute-binding protein, whose amino-acid sequence MAALSRRLFLAGSGAVLAAPLLPATGIARSATGAPLHGLSAFGELKYGPDFQHFDYVNADAPKGGTFRYGPSQWLYNQNPYTFNTLNSFVPKGDAPPRMEICFDALMVSAMDEPDSIYGLVAKTVTISPDRNSFEFALRPEAKFHDGSPLTAEDVAFTYRTLKEHGHPELSLPLREMTEAAAVDAHTFRLTFSGEQSDRTILDVATFPILSKAHFEKVPFDSSRLEPPLGSGPYKVGLVNPGQTIDYERVPDYWGRDLPVNRGIYNFDKLRVEFYGDRQAAFEAFKKGEVLFREEATSRLWATAYDFPAITAGKVVKREFPSEKRPAMQAIAVNLRRERFQDQRVRRAIALCFDFEWTNKALFYGLYERSQSCFERSEFKASGTPTADELKLLEPLRDKLPPEVFGEAYSLPSSDGSGRDRKLLGEARRLMAEAGWKPEGRVFRNDKGEAFKLEILVDDEGFVRIYSPWVESLKAIGFDASMRVVDSAQHQARQADFDFDMIGMALLFSPTPTREGMDGIFHSKSATLPGSRNLTGTTDPAIDALVDAIDEVTSRQQLITVLNALDRVLRARLDWIPSWYSANHRVAFWDMFGFKEPKPDYAFAIETLWWFDKEKAKAIGKG is encoded by the coding sequence ATGGCGGCGCTCAGCAGGCGGTTGTTCCTGGCCGGTTCGGGTGCCGTGCTGGCGGCGCCCCTGTTGCCTGCGACAGGCATCGCCAGAAGCGCGACCGGGGCGCCCCTGCACGGCCTCTCCGCCTTCGGCGAACTGAAGTACGGGCCCGACTTCCAACACTTCGATTATGTGAACGCCGACGCGCCCAAGGGCGGAACCTTTCGCTACGGCCCGTCGCAATGGCTCTACAACCAGAATCCATACACCTTCAACACGCTGAACAGCTTTGTCCCGAAGGGCGATGCACCGCCCCGCATGGAGATCTGCTTCGACGCGCTGATGGTCAGCGCGATGGACGAGCCGGACTCCATCTACGGGCTGGTGGCGAAGACGGTCACCATCTCGCCTGACCGCAACAGTTTTGAGTTCGCGCTGCGTCCAGAGGCAAAATTTCACGACGGATCGCCGCTGACCGCCGAGGACGTTGCGTTCACCTACAGGACGCTCAAGGAACACGGCCATCCCGAATTGTCGCTGCCGCTGCGTGAGATGACCGAGGCAGCGGCGGTGGATGCCCATACCTTCCGCCTCACCTTCTCCGGCGAGCAATCCGACCGCACCATTCTCGACGTCGCGACGTTTCCGATCCTGTCCAAGGCGCATTTCGAGAAGGTCCCATTCGACAGTTCGCGGCTTGAGCCACCGCTCGGCTCCGGACCCTACAAGGTGGGGCTCGTCAATCCCGGCCAGACCATCGATTACGAGCGCGTGCCCGACTATTGGGGCCGCGACCTGCCGGTGAACCGCGGCATCTATAACTTCGACAAGCTTAGGGTGGAGTTCTACGGCGACCGCCAGGCAGCTTTCGAAGCCTTCAAGAAGGGCGAGGTGCTGTTCCGCGAGGAGGCCACCTCGCGGCTGTGGGCGACGGCCTACGATTTCCCGGCCATCACCGCCGGCAAGGTGGTCAAGCGCGAGTTCCCGTCGGAGAAGCGGCCCGCCATGCAGGCGATCGCCGTCAATCTCAGGCGCGAGCGCTTCCAGGACCAGCGCGTGCGGCGGGCGATCGCGCTCTGCTTCGATTTCGAATGGACCAACAAGGCGCTGTTCTACGGGCTCTACGAGCGCTCGCAGTCCTGCTTCGAGCGGTCGGAATTCAAGGCCAGCGGAACGCCTACCGCCGATGAGCTGAAGTTGCTGGAGCCCCTGCGCGACAAGCTGCCGCCAGAGGTGTTCGGCGAGGCGTACAGCTTGCCCTCGTCCGACGGCAGCGGCCGCGACCGCAAGCTGCTCGGCGAGGCGCGCCGGCTGATGGCGGAAGCCGGCTGGAAGCCGGAGGGCCGGGTCTTCCGCAACGACAAGGGCGAAGCCTTCAAGCTGGAGATACTCGTCGACGACGAGGGTTTTGTGCGCATCTATTCGCCCTGGGTCGAAAGCCTGAAGGCGATCGGTTTCGACGCCTCCATGCGCGTCGTCGATTCGGCGCAGCACCAGGCGCGCCAGGCCGACTTCGACTTCGACATGATCGGCATGGCGCTGCTGTTCAGCCCGACCCCGACGCGGGAGGGCATGGACGGGATTTTTCACTCGAAGTCGGCAACCCTGCCGGGATCGCGCAACCTCACGGGCACCACCGATCCGGCCATCGACGCGCTGGTCGACGCGATCGACGAGGTCACCAGCCGCCAACAGCTCATTACGGTGCTCAACGCGCTCGACCGGGTCTTGCGCGCGCGGCTCGACTGGATTCCAAGTTGGTATTCGGCGAATCACCGGGTGGCCTTCTGGGACATGTTCGGCTTCAAGGAGCCCAAGCCCGACTATGCATTCGCGATCGAAACGCTGTGGTGGTTCGACAAGGAGAAGGCAAAGGCGATTGGGAAAGGGTGA